A portion of the Meriones unguiculatus strain TT.TT164.6M chromosome 14, Bangor_MerUng_6.1, whole genome shotgun sequence genome contains these proteins:
- the Plk1 gene encoding serine/threonine-protein kinase PLK1: protein MNAAAKIGKLARAPPDLGKAGVPGDAAPDAPVAAPLAKEIPEILVDPRSRRQYVRGRFLGKGGFAKCFEISDADTKEVFAGKIVPKSLLLKPHQKEKMSMEISIHRSLAHQHVVGFHGFFEDSDFVFVVLELCRRRSLLELHKRRKALTEPEARYYLRQIVLGCQYLHRNQVIHRDLKLGNLFLNEDLEVKIGDFGLATKVEYEGERKKTLCGTPNYIAPEVLSKKGHSFEVDVWSIGCIMYTLLVGKPPFETSCLKETYLRIKKNEYSIPKHINPVAASLIQKMLQTDPTARPTIHELLNDEFFTSGYIPARLPITCLTIPPRFSIAPSSLDPSSRKPLTVLNKGMENPLPDRPREKEEPVVRETNEAIECHLSDMLQQLTSVNASKPSERGLVRQEEAEDPACIPIFWVSKWVDYSDKYGLGYQLCDNSVGVLFNDSTRLILYNDGDSLQYIERDGTESYLTVSSHPNSLMKKITLLKYFRNYMSEHLLKAGANITPREGDELARLPYLRTWFRTRSAIILHLSNGTVQINFFQDHTKLILCPLMAAVTYIDEKRDFRTYRLSLLEEYGCCKELASRLRYARTMVDKLLSSRSACNRLKASS from the exons ATGAATGCAGCGGCAAAAATTGGGAAGCTGGCTCGAGCACCACCCGACCTCGGGAAAGCCGGGGTCCCAGGAGATGCGGCTCCCGATGCCCCGGTGGCCGCACCGCTGGCCAAAGAGATTCCGGAGATCCTGGTGGACCCACGTAGCCGGCGGCAGTATGTACGGGGCCGCTTTCTGGGTAAAGGAGGCTTCGCCAAATGCTTCGAGATCTCCGATGCAGACACAAAAGAGGTGTTCGCAGGCAAGATTGTGCCTAAGTCTTTGCTGCTCAAGCCGCACCAGAAGGAGAAGATGTCTATGGAGATTTCCATTCACCGCAGCCTCGCACACCAACATGTCGTAGGCTTCCACGGCTTTTTCGAGGACAGCGACTTTGTGTTTGTGGTTTTGGAGCTCTGTCGCAGGAGG TCCCTGCTGGAGCTGCACAAGAGGAGAAAAGCGCTGACAGAGCCCGAGGCCCGCTACTACCTGCGCCAGATAGTCCTGGGCTGCCAATACCTGCACCGCAATCAGGTCATTCACAGGGACCTCAAGCTGGGCAACCTCTTCCTGAACGAGGATCTGGAGGTGAAAATAG GGGATTTTGGGCTGGCAACCAAAGTGGAGTATGAAGGGGAACGAAAGAAGACCTTGTGTGGCACTCCCAACTACATAGCTCCTGAGGTGCTGAGCAAGAAGGGACACAGTTTTGAGGTGGATGTGTGGTCCATTGGGTGTATCAT GTACACCTTGCTAGTGGGCAAGCCTCCATTTGAGACCTCATGCCTGAAAGAGACTTACCTCCGGATCAAGAAAAATGAATACAGTATTCCCAAG CACATCAACCCAGTGGCTGCCTCCCTCATCCAGAAGATGCTTCAGACAGACCCCACTGCCCGTCCTACCATTCACGAGTTGCTCAATGACGAGTTCTTCACTTCTGGCTACATCCCTGCCCGTCTCCCCATCACCTGCCTCACCATCCCGCCAAGGTTTTCAATAGCTCCCAGCAGCCTGGACCCCAGTAGCCGGAAGCCTCTCACAGTCCTCAATAAAG GCATGGAGAACCCGTTGCCTGACCGTCCCcgggaaaaagaagaaccagtGGTTCGGGAGACAAATGAGGCCATCGAGTGCCACCTTAGTGACATGCTACAGCAGCTGACCAGCGTCAATGCCTCCAAGCCCTCAGAGCGAGGGTTGGTGCGGCAAG AGGAGGCTGAGGATCCTGCTTGCATCCCTATCTTCTGGGTCAGCAAGTGGGTAGACTATTCGGACAAGTATGGCCTTG GGTATCAACTGTGTGACAACAGCGTGGGGGTGCTCTTCAATGACTCAACACGCCTTATCCTCTACAATGACGGCGACAGCCTGCAGTACATAGAGCGTGATGGCACGGAGTCCTACCTCACCGTGAGCTCCCACCCCAACTCCTTAATGAAGAAG ATCACGCTCCTCAAGTATTTCCGCAACTACATGAGCGAACACCTGCTGAAGGCAGGGGCCAACATCACCCCCCGGGAAGGTGACGAACTGGCCCGGCTGCCCTACCTGCGAACGTGGTTCCGCACACGCAGCGCCATCATCCTGCACCTCAGCAATGGCACTGTGCAGATTAATTtcttccag gACCACACCAAGCTTATCCTGTGTCCCCTGATGGCAGCAGTGACCTACATCGATGAGAAGAGGGACTTCCGAACATATCGCCTGAGCCTTCTGGAAGAATACGGCTGCTGCAAAGAACTGGCTAGTCGCCTCCGCTATGCCCGCACTATGGTAGACAAGCTGCTGAGTTCACGCTCTGCCTGCAACCGCCTCAAGGCCTCCTCCTAG